The genomic DNA AGCCGTGGCCCTGGCGGAGACGTTTGCGCAGTAAGCGTCCTCGCGAACCGGCTCGTCAGCAGCCTCACCTCACCAAAGGCCAGCTTCGGCTGGGTCAACGCCTCCGACCCGAGGCGTCGAATTGACCGCGCAACGGCCCACGTGTATGAATCGCGGCGCGAATCGTTATCGGACGCACCGTGAACATACCCATTTATCAGGTGGACGCTTTTACCGCCGAACCTTTCCGTGGCAATCCGGCGGCCGTCTGCATTCTCCCCGCGCCGCGCGACGAGCAATGGATGCAGAAGGTCGCGCTCGAAATGAACCTGTCCGAGACCGCGTTCCTTCACCGCGAAAGCGACGGCTGGCGCTTGCGCTGGTTCACTCCGGCAGTCGAAGTGGCCCTGTGCGGGCATGCCACG from Candidatus Angelobacter sp. includes the following:
- a CDS encoding PhzF family phenazine biosynthesis isomerase, with product MNIPIYQVDAFTAEPFRGNPAAVCILPAPRDEQWMQKVALEMNLSETAFLHRESDGWRLRWFTPAVEVALCGHAT